From Streptomyces qinzhouensis, one genomic window encodes:
- a CDS encoding 2-hydroxyacid dehydrogenase: MRVLAAGDHFVRNALIAEALRRDLADAAALDLTELTLPWPLEPFGPVGEVEEASDSEDALIAALDGVEVCVTQMAPFTERVLNAAPALKLIAVCRSWPVNVNVPAARARGVQVVCAPGRNAAATAEFTLGLMLSAMRRIPEAHNSLTAKGHWDGSCYTYEHSGTELEDTAVGVVGHGAVGSRVARVLGAFGSTVSVYDPYLRGEVHGTRATSLEALLVRSRVLTLHARLTRETRGMIGPHELSLMPRGAVLVNTARGAIVDTEALCDALDSGHLAAAALDVYEEEPPRPGCRLFATPNLVLTPHVGGASREVARKAAAFIATEIRRYAVGRG; the protein is encoded by the coding sequence ATGAGAGTCCTGGCTGCCGGTGACCACTTCGTCCGCAACGCCCTGATCGCCGAGGCCCTCAGACGCGATCTCGCGGACGCGGCGGCGCTCGACCTCACGGAGCTGACCCTGCCCTGGCCACTGGAGCCCTTCGGGCCGGTCGGCGAGGTGGAGGAGGCCAGTGACAGCGAGGACGCCCTGATCGCCGCGCTGGACGGGGTCGAGGTGTGCGTCACCCAGATGGCGCCCTTCACCGAGCGGGTGCTGAACGCGGCGCCGGCGCTGAAGCTGATCGCGGTCTGCCGGAGCTGGCCGGTCAACGTCAATGTGCCGGCCGCCCGGGCCCGCGGCGTTCAGGTGGTCTGCGCGCCCGGCCGCAACGCGGCGGCGACCGCCGAGTTCACCCTCGGGCTGATGCTCAGCGCCATGCGCCGGATCCCCGAAGCGCACAACTCCCTCACCGCGAAGGGCCACTGGGACGGCTCCTGCTACACCTACGAGCACAGCGGTACGGAGCTGGAGGACACCGCCGTCGGAGTCGTCGGCCACGGGGCCGTGGGCAGCCGCGTCGCCCGGGTGCTGGGCGCGTTCGGCTCCACCGTCTCGGTCTACGACCCCTATCTGCGCGGGGAAGTGCACGGCACCCGGGCGACCTCGCTGGAGGCGCTGCTGGTCCGCTCCCGGGTGCTGACCCTGCACGCCCGGCTCACCCGCGAGACCCGCGGCATGATCGGGCCGCATGAACTCTCCCTGATGCCCCGCGGAGCGGTCCTGGTGAACACGGCCCGCGGGGCGATCGTGGACACCGAGGCCCTCTGCGACGCCCTCGACAGCGGGCACCTCGCCGCGGCGGCGCTCGATGTCTACGAGGAGGAGCCGCCGCGCCCGGGCTGCCGGCTCTTCGCCACACCCAACCTGGTGCTGACACCGCATGTGGGCGGGGCGAGCCGGGAGGTGGCGCGGAAGGCGGCGGCGTTCATCGCCACGGAGATCCGTCGTTACGCCGTCGGGCGCGGCTGA
- a CDS encoding superoxide dismutase — protein sequence MAIYTLPELPYDYAALAPVISPEIIELHHDKHHAAYVKGANDTLEQLAEARDKDAWGAINGLEKNLAFHLSGHILHSIYWHNMTGDGGGEPLDKDGVGELADAVAESFGSFEKFKAQLTKASATTQGSGWGVLAYEPVSGRLIVEQVYDHQGNVGQGSVPILVFDAWEHAFYLQYKNQKVDFIEAMWQVVNWQDVAKRYEQAKERTPLITP from the coding sequence ATGGCCATCTACACGCTTCCCGAACTTCCCTACGACTACGCCGCTCTCGCGCCGGTGATCAGCCCGGAAATCATCGAGCTGCACCACGACAAGCACCACGCCGCGTACGTCAAGGGCGCCAACGACACCCTCGAGCAGCTCGCCGAGGCGCGGGACAAGGACGCGTGGGGGGCGATCAACGGCCTGGAGAAGAACCTCGCGTTCCATCTCTCCGGGCATATCCTCCACAGCATCTACTGGCACAACATGACCGGCGACGGCGGCGGCGAGCCGCTGGACAAGGACGGTGTGGGCGAGCTGGCGGACGCCGTCGCCGAGTCCTTCGGGTCGTTCGAGAAGTTCAAGGCGCAGCTGACCAAGGCGTCGGCGACCACGCAGGGCTCCGGCTGGGGCGTGCTCGCCTATGAGCCGGTCAGCGGCCGGCTGATCGTGGAGCAGGTCTACGACCACCAGGGCAACGTCGGCCAGGGCTCGGTGCCGATCCTGGTCTTCGACGCCTGGGAGCACGCCTTCTACCTTCAGTACAAGAACCAGAAGGTGGACTTCATCGAGGCGATGTGGCAGGTCGTCAACTGGCAGGACGTCGCCAAGCGCTACGAGCAGGCCAAGGAGCGCACCCCGCTGATCACCCCGTGA
- a CDS encoding DsbA family protein, which yields MSDNGRTPVDFWFDPLCPWAWMTSRWMLEVEKVRDVEVRWHVMSLAVLNEDKLDQLPEEYREGLKDAWGPVRVAVAAQQLHGDEVVGPLYTALGTRFHNEGQGPSREAIADALTEVGLPAGLIEYADRDTYDTELRASHQEGIDKVGQEVGTPVIAVPGADGEQIAFFGPVVTPAPQGEEAARLWDGTLLVASVPGFFEIKRTRTADPDFSNL from the coding sequence ATGTCTGACAACGGCAGAACCCCGGTGGACTTCTGGTTCGACCCCCTCTGCCCCTGGGCCTGGATGACCTCCCGCTGGATGCTGGAGGTGGAGAAGGTCCGCGACGTCGAGGTCCGCTGGCATGTGATGAGCCTGGCGGTGCTGAACGAGGACAAGCTCGACCAGCTGCCCGAGGAGTACCGCGAGGGGCTGAAGGACGCCTGGGGGCCCGTCCGGGTGGCCGTGGCGGCTCAGCAGCTGCACGGCGACGAGGTCGTCGGCCCGCTGTACACCGCCCTGGGCACCCGCTTCCACAACGAGGGACAGGGCCCGTCCCGGGAGGCGATCGCCGACGCGCTGACGGAGGTGGGGCTGCCCGCCGGGCTGATCGAGTACGCCGACCGGGACACCTACGACACCGAACTGCGCGCCTCCCACCAGGAGGGCATCGACAAGGTCGGCCAGGAGGTCGGCACCCCGGTCATCGCGGTCCCCGGCGCCGACGGCGAGCAGATCGCCTTCTTCGGCCCGGTGGTGACCCCCGCGCCGCAGGGGGAGGAGGCGGCCCGGCTCTGGGACGGCACCCTGCTGGTGGCGTCGGTGCCCGGCTTCTTCGAAATCAAGCGCACCCGTACGGCGGACCCCGACTTCTCCAACCTCTGA
- the pepN gene encoding aminopeptidase N, producing the protein MPGENLSRDEARERAELLSVDGYEVALDVTSATTAAGDAAEGPLTFRSVTTIRFRCARPGADSFADLIAPSVTAVSLNGRALDPAGVFDGARIALDGLAAENVLVVDAQCAYSRTGEGLHRFIDPEDGEVYLYTQYEPADARRVFANFEQPDLKAPFRFEVTAPEGWTVWSNGAGERDAADGVWRFAETRPISTYITAVVAGPYHYETDLYTRTLDDGTVLEIPLGAMCRKGLARHFDADDVFLVTKQGLDFFHDRFDYPYPFGKYDQAFVPEYNIGAMENPGCVTFREEFIFRGKVTRAAYERRANVILHEMAHMWFGDLVTMVWWDDLWLKESFADFMGSYAMVGATRFTNGWTTFANNRKAWAYRADQMPSTHPVTADIRDLEDAKLNFDGITYAKGASVLKQLVAYVGEDAFLEGARRYFKRHAYGNTRLADLLSVLEEVSGRDMTAWSRAWLQTAGVNSLTPVVTHDAGGRITELAVVQDPGNGTPGAAGVLRPHRIAVGLYRHEDGELVRYASAEADVTGARTVVPRLAGEERPALVLVNDEDLTYCKIRFDEASLETLRSHLGDVNDPLARALCWSALWNLTRDALMPARDFVDLVLRFAGRETDIGVLQMLHAWARIALVHYAAPEWRAEGGRLLAQGALRELRLAEPGGQHQLTWARFFATVAESESDLQLLSGLLDGTAKIDGLDVDQELRWAFLEPLAAHGVADANVLDAELARDDTASGTRHHVRCLAARPSAEVKDRAWARVVESDELSNALVEATISGFAQSGQRELLAPYAPRYFEAVERVWSERSIQIGMSIVSGLFPAFQGESAKVAAERWLAEHADAAPALRRLVLEAHDDLSRALRARARDASRQA; encoded by the coding sequence GTGCCGGGTGAGAATCTGTCCCGCGACGAGGCCCGTGAGCGGGCCGAACTGCTGTCCGTCGACGGGTACGAGGTGGCCCTCGACGTCACGTCCGCGACCACGGCCGCGGGCGACGCCGCCGAGGGGCCGCTGACCTTCCGGTCCGTGACCACGATCCGGTTCCGCTGCGCCCGGCCGGGCGCCGACAGTTTCGCGGATCTGATCGCGCCCTCCGTGACCGCCGTGAGCCTGAACGGGCGGGCCCTCGACCCGGCCGGGGTCTTCGACGGCGCCCGGATCGCGCTCGACGGTCTGGCCGCGGAGAATGTGCTGGTCGTGGACGCGCAGTGTGCGTACAGCCGGACGGGCGAGGGGCTGCACCGGTTCATCGACCCGGAGGACGGGGAGGTGTACCTCTACACCCAGTACGAACCGGCCGACGCCCGCCGGGTGTTCGCCAACTTCGAGCAGCCCGACCTCAAGGCGCCGTTCCGGTTCGAGGTGACCGCGCCCGAGGGCTGGACGGTGTGGAGCAACGGCGCCGGGGAGCGGGACGCCGCGGACGGGGTGTGGCGGTTCGCCGAGACCCGGCCGATCTCCACGTACATCACCGCGGTCGTCGCCGGTCCGTACCACTACGAGACCGACCTCTACACCCGGACCCTGGACGACGGGACCGTACTGGAGATCCCGCTGGGCGCGATGTGCCGCAAGGGGCTGGCCCGGCACTTCGACGCGGACGACGTCTTCCTCGTCACCAAGCAGGGGCTGGACTTCTTCCACGACCGCTTCGACTACCCGTACCCGTTCGGGAAGTACGACCAGGCGTTCGTGCCGGAGTACAACATCGGTGCCATGGAGAATCCGGGCTGTGTCACCTTCCGGGAGGAGTTCATCTTCCGGGGGAAGGTGACCCGGGCGGCGTACGAGCGCCGGGCCAATGTGATCCTGCACGAGATGGCCCATATGTGGTTCGGCGATCTGGTCACCATGGTGTGGTGGGACGATCTGTGGCTGAAGGAGTCATTCGCGGACTTCATGGGCTCGTACGCGATGGTCGGCGCGACCCGGTTCACCAACGGGTGGACCACCTTCGCGAACAACCGGAAGGCGTGGGCGTACCGTGCCGACCAGATGCCGTCGACGCATCCGGTCACCGCGGACATCCGCGATCTGGAGGACGCCAAGCTCAACTTCGACGGCATCACGTACGCCAAGGGCGCGAGCGTGCTGAAGCAGTTGGTCGCGTACGTGGGCGAGGACGCGTTCCTGGAGGGCGCGCGGCGCTACTTCAAGCGGCACGCGTACGGGAACACCCGGCTGGCGGATCTGCTGTCGGTGCTGGAGGAGGTGTCCGGGCGGGATATGACCGCCTGGTCGCGGGCCTGGCTCCAGACGGCGGGGGTGAACTCGCTGACGCCCGTCGTCACCCATGACGCGGGGGGCAGGATCACCGAGCTGGCCGTCGTCCAAGACCCGGGCAACGGGACCCCGGGCGCGGCGGGCGTGCTCCGTCCGCACCGGATCGCCGTCGGGCTCTACCGGCACGAGGACGGGGAGCTGGTGCGGTACGCGTCCGCCGAGGCGGACGTCACGGGCGCGCGGACCGTGGTGCCGCGGTTGGCGGGTGAGGAGCGGCCCGCGCTCGTCCTGGTCAACGACGAGGACCTGACGTACTGCAAGATCCGCTTCGACGAGGCGTCGCTGGAGACCCTCCGTTCGCATCTGGGCGATGTGAACGATCCGCTGGCGCGGGCGCTGTGCTGGTCCGCGCTGTGGAACCTGACCCGGGACGCGCTGATGCCGGCGCGTGACTTCGTCGATCTCGTGCTGCGGTTCGCGGGGCGCGAGACCGATATCGGCGTACTCCAGATGCTGCACGCCTGGGCCCGGATCGCGCTCGTCCACTACGCCGCGCCGGAGTGGCGCGCGGAGGGCGGGCGGCTGCTGGCCCAGGGCGCGCTGCGGGAGCTGCGGCTCGCCGAGCCCGGCGGTCAGCACCAGCTGACCTGGGCGCGGTTCTTCGCGACGGTCGCGGAGTCGGAATCGGATCTTCAGCTGCTGTCGGGGCTGCTCGACGGTACGGCGAAGATCGACGGTCTCGACGTCGACCAGGAGCTGCGGTGGGCCTTCCTGGAGCCGCTGGCGGCGCACGGGGTCGCCGACGCGAACGTGCTCGACGCGGAGCTGGCGCGCGACGACACCGCGTCGGGGACCCGGCACCATGTCCGGTGTCTGGCGGCGCGGCCGTCGGCGGAGGTCAAGGACCGGGCGTGGGCGCGGGTCGTCGAGTCCGACGAACTGTCCAACGCGCTGGTGGAGGCGACGATCTCCGGATTCGCGCAGTCGGGGCAGCGGGAACTGCTGGCGCCGTACGCGCCGAGGTACTTCGAGGCCGTCGAGCGGGTGTGGAGCGAGCGGTCCATCCAGATCGGGATGAGCATCGTGTCGGGCCTGTTCCCCGCGTTCCAGGGGGAGTCGGCGAAGGTGGCCGCGGAGCGGTGGCTGGCGGAGCACGCGGACGCGGCGCCGGCGCTGCGGCGGCTGGTGCTGGAGGCGCACGACGACCTGTCCCGCGCGTTGCGCGCGCGGGCGCGGGACGCGTCCCGGCAGGCCTGA
- a CDS encoding S8 family serine peptidase has protein sequence MPMTPEPQSPITGGSPTRRRRVARIAAAASLVTALVAAGTAPALATAPADDPGTGAKAVPAADKKLGAADAELLAEAEAKGEKQITVMVATAPGATEAVAAQLGSVEGGTVGKTYDALGYVRATLPTAKAESALKTAAKLPSVHGIDLRHEVKLDDPTPGADTVKAASGATGKQVRSYPAPDAKTPAKNPYNPSFETGAVDFVKKNPTYDGRGITIGILDSGVDIAHPALQKTTTGERKIVDWVTATDPVIDGDGTWRQMRLEVAGPSFTVNSRAYTAPAGSYRFNIFAEAVTRNGDMAGDLNRDGDTTDTWAMLYDAAAGTVRVDLNNNADFTDDTPMKQYKDGFQIGYFGQDDPATPIAERIPFVIELRKDVVYNPATGAKADYASIGVIEGSHGSHVAGITAANGLFGGKMNGAAPGAKLVSSRACSWSGGCTNIALTEGLADLVINRGVDIVNISIGGLPALNDGNNARSELYNRLIDSYGVQLVISAGNDGPGTNTLGDPGVADKAISVGAAISKESWAANYGSLVTKKYQMMPFSSRGPREDGGFTPTITGPGSAIQTTQTWSPGGPVREAGYQLPPGYSMIQGTSMSSPQVAGASALLLSAAKQRGIDLTPAKLRTALTSTADKIPGVKAHEQGAGLIDTVEAWKSVKDGVAAHEYTVKAPVDTAIDFALKTPGFGTGLYDREGGLKAGQSKTYDITVTRTTGPDRAVWHELDWRNNDGTFRLLGGDRVRLPLNQPVTVTVQARPKSDGVHSAILEADDPRTEGVDKQIMATVVVSTPLAAPSYAFSASGSVERNSHRSYFITVPEGAKTLEVALGGLAKDSQTRFISIHPYGVQMEDSATIYCYPNYPNPANTCRPDVRSYDEPAPGVWEIEVESRRTSPLLNNPYQLDVTLLGADFSPAVQTLPEVKVGTPAPVQWQVTNKIAPIDGRLAGGSLGSAKVSRPTIAKGELQQSTVVIGEGVERLDVAIGNTSDRNADLDLMVYNQAGARVAMSADADSEEAVSLVKPAPGTYRIVVDGYEVGATGTQYDYRDVFFAPALGEIKVDETRQVKLGTGESAQVGAEVVVAGPAPEGRQFFGDVRLVNTRGTAAGTGSVVIGQVVP, from the coding sequence ATGCCGATGACCCCCGAACCCCAGAGCCCCATAACCGGAGGCTCCCCCACCCGGCGCAGACGGGTGGCCCGGATCGCCGCCGCCGCGTCGCTCGTGACCGCCCTGGTCGCCGCCGGTACCGCCCCCGCCCTCGCGACCGCGCCCGCCGACGACCCCGGCACCGGCGCCAAGGCCGTACCGGCCGCCGACAAGAAGCTCGGCGCGGCCGACGCCGAGCTCCTCGCCGAGGCCGAGGCCAAGGGCGAGAAGCAGATCACCGTCATGGTCGCCACCGCCCCCGGTGCGACCGAGGCGGTCGCCGCCCAGCTCGGTTCCGTCGAAGGCGGCACCGTCGGCAAGACGTACGACGCCCTCGGCTACGTCCGGGCCACGCTCCCCACCGCGAAGGCGGAGAGCGCCCTCAAGACCGCCGCGAAGCTCCCCAGCGTCCACGGCATCGACCTCCGCCACGAGGTGAAGCTGGACGACCCGACGCCGGGCGCCGACACCGTCAAGGCGGCCTCCGGAGCGACCGGCAAGCAGGTCCGCAGCTACCCGGCGCCGGACGCGAAGACGCCCGCGAAGAACCCGTACAACCCGTCCTTCGAGACGGGCGCGGTCGACTTCGTGAAGAAGAACCCCACGTACGACGGCCGCGGGATCACCATCGGCATCCTCGACTCCGGCGTCGACATCGCCCACCCCGCGCTCCAGAAGACCACCACGGGCGAACGCAAGATCGTCGACTGGGTGACCGCGACCGACCCCGTCATCGACGGCGACGGCACCTGGCGCCAGATGCGACTGGAGGTCGCGGGACCGTCGTTCACGGTCAACAGCCGCGCCTACACCGCACCCGCCGGAAGCTACCGGTTCAATATCTTCGCCGAGGCGGTCACCCGGAACGGCGATATGGCCGGCGACCTCAACCGGGACGGCGACACCACCGACACCTGGGCGATGCTGTACGACGCGGCCGCCGGGACCGTCCGGGTGGACCTCAACAACAACGCCGACTTCACCGACGACACGCCGATGAAGCAGTACAAGGACGGCTTCCAGATCGGCTACTTCGGTCAGGACGACCCGGCGACCCCGATCGCCGAACGGATCCCGTTCGTCATCGAGCTCCGTAAGGACGTCGTCTACAACCCGGCCACCGGTGCCAAGGCCGACTACGCGAGCATCGGCGTCATCGAGGGCTCCCACGGCTCCCATGTCGCCGGTATCACCGCCGCCAACGGTCTGTTCGGCGGGAAGATGAACGGTGCCGCCCCCGGCGCCAAGCTGGTCTCCTCCCGCGCCTGTTCCTGGAGCGGCGGCTGCACCAACATCGCGCTCACCGAGGGCCTCGCCGATCTGGTGATCAACCGGGGCGTGGACATCGTCAATATCTCCATCGGCGGTCTCCCGGCGCTCAACGACGGCAACAACGCCCGCTCGGAGCTGTACAACCGGCTCATCGACAGCTACGGCGTCCAGCTGGTGATCTCCGCGGGCAACGACGGCCCCGGCACCAACACCCTGGGCGACCCGGGCGTCGCCGACAAGGCGATCTCCGTCGGCGCGGCCATCTCCAAGGAGAGCTGGGCCGCCAACTACGGCTCCCTGGTGACGAAGAAGTACCAGATGATGCCGTTCTCGTCGCGCGGCCCCCGGGAGGACGGCGGCTTCACGCCGACCATCACCGGGCCCGGCTCGGCGATCCAGACCACTCAGACCTGGTCGCCCGGCGGACCGGTCCGTGAGGCGGGCTACCAGCTGCCGCCCGGCTACTCCATGATCCAGGGCACCTCGATGTCCTCGCCGCAGGTCGCGGGCGCGAGCGCGCTGCTGCTGTCGGCCGCGAAGCAGCGCGGTATCGACCTCACCCCGGCGAAGCTGCGGACCGCCCTGACCAGCACCGCGGACAAGATCCCCGGGGTCAAGGCGCATGAGCAGGGCGCCGGTCTGATCGACACCGTCGAGGCCTGGAAGTCGGTCAAGGACGGCGTCGCCGCCCATGAGTACACCGTCAAGGCGCCGGTCGACACCGCGATCGACTTCGCGCTGAAGACCCCCGGTTTCGGTACCGGTCTGTACGACCGCGAGGGCGGCCTCAAGGCCGGCCAGTCGAAGACGTACGACATCACCGTGACCCGCACCACCGGCCCGGACCGTGCCGTCTGGCACGAGCTGGACTGGCGCAACAACGACGGTACCTTCCGGCTGCTCGGCGGCGACCGGGTCCGGCTGCCGCTGAACCAGCCCGTCACCGTCACCGTGCAGGCCCGTCCCAAGTCCGACGGCGTCCACAGCGCCATCCTGGAGGCGGACGACCCGCGTACCGAGGGCGTCGACAAGCAGATCATGGCGACCGTCGTGGTCTCCACTCCGCTGGCGGCCCCCTCGTACGCCTTCTCGGCGTCCGGCTCGGTCGAGCGCAACAGCCACCGCTCGTACTTCATCACCGTCCCGGAGGGCGCGAAGACCCTGGAGGTCGCGCTCGGCGGGCTGGCGAAGGACAGCCAGACGCGGTTCATCTCCATCCACCCGTACGGGGTGCAGATGGAGGACAGCGCCACGATCTACTGCTACCCGAACTACCCGAACCCGGCCAACACCTGCCGTCCCGACGTGCGCTCGTACGACGAGCCGGCGCCGGGCGTCTGGGAGATCGAGGTCGAGTCGCGGCGGACGTCGCCGCTGCTGAACAACCCGTACCAGCTGGATGTCACCCTGCTGGGCGCCGACTTCTCCCCGGCCGTGCAGACGCTGCCCGAGGTGAAGGTCGGCACTCCGGCGCCGGTCCAGTGGCAGGTCACCAACAAGATCGCGCCCATCGACGGGCGGCTCGCGGGCGGTTCCCTGGGCTCCGCCAAGGTGAGCCGGCCGACCATCGCCAAGGGTGAGCTCCAGCAGTCCACCGTGGTGATCGGCGAGGGCGTCGAGCGGCTCGACGTCGCCATCGGCAACACCTCCGACCGGAACGCGGACCTCGACCTGATGGTCTACAACCAGGCGGGTGCCCGGGTCGCGATGTCCGCGGACGCGGACTCCGAGGAGGCCGTGAGCCTGGTGAAGCCCGCTCCGGGCACGTACCGGATCGTGGTCGACGGCTACGAGGTCGGCGCCACCGGCACCCAGTACGACTACCGGGACGTCTTCTTCGCCCCGGCGCTCGGGGAGATCAAGGTCGACGAGACCCGTCAGGTGAAGCTCGGCACCGGTGAGTCGGCGCAGGTCGGCGCGGAGGTCGTGGTCGCCGGACCGGCTCCCGAGGGGCGGCAGTTCTTCGGAGACGTACGGCTGGTGAACACCCGCGGCACGGCGGCTGGCACCGGCAGCGTGGTGATCGGACAGGTCGTCCCGTAA
- a CDS encoding sigma-70 family RNA polymerase sigma factor, which translates to MAVADGGVDPLAPAQVSRVCAVLALGGVPQSELQDGVQQIRLRLLERRAKGEDPPRDVGAWAAVVASNLAADWHRNRGRLERTAARLAALKVWNPESQGGQEARLLALTVAEGLDALPGVQRQVLVLRFYADLTVPQIARELGVPEGTVKSRLHTAARAMRERLRTDEVV; encoded by the coding sequence TTGGCGGTCGCGGACGGTGGAGTGGACCCGCTCGCCCCGGCGCAGGTCAGCCGGGTGTGCGCGGTGCTCGCGCTCGGCGGGGTACCGCAGTCCGAGCTTCAGGACGGGGTGCAGCAGATCCGGCTGCGCCTGCTGGAGCGGCGGGCGAAGGGGGAGGATCCGCCGCGGGACGTGGGGGCCTGGGCCGCCGTCGTCGCCTCCAACCTGGCGGCCGACTGGCACCGTAACCGCGGGCGGCTGGAGCGCACGGCGGCCAGGCTGGCGGCGCTGAAGGTGTGGAACCCCGAGAGCCAGGGCGGCCAGGAGGCCAGACTGCTGGCGCTGACGGTCGCCGAGGGGCTGGACGCGCTCCCGGGGGTCCAGCGGCAGGTGCTGGTGCTCCGGTTCTACGCGGATCTGACCGTTCCGCAGATCGCGCGCGAGCTGGGGGTGCCGGAGGGGACGGTCAAGAGCCGGCTGCACACGGCGGCCCGGGCGATGCGGGAACGGCTCCGTACGGACGAGGTGGTGTGA
- a CDS encoding aspartate-semialdehyde dehydrogenase yields the protein MRVGIVGATGQVGTVMRRILAERKFPADELRLFASARSAGSTITWEGREITVEDASAADYTGLDIVLFSAGGATSRALAEKVAGQGAVVIDNSSAWRMDPDVPLVVSEVNPHAIRNRPKGIVANPNCTTMAAMPVLKPLSEEAGLIALVATTYQAVSGSGVAGVAELDGQVKAVAEDAPALTHDGAAVAFPEPAVYRRPIAFNVVPLAGNLVDDGSAETDEEQKLRNESRKILELPELKVSGTCVRVPVYSGHSLQVNARFDRPLSVERARELLAGAPGVELSDIPTPLQAAGRDASYVGRIRADETVEHGLALFLSNDNLRKGAALNAVQLAELVADELSAGR from the coding sequence GTGAGGGTCGGAATCGTCGGAGCCACCGGTCAGGTCGGCACAGTCATGCGCAGGATCCTCGCCGAGCGGAAATTCCCGGCGGACGAGCTGCGGCTGTTCGCCTCGGCGCGGTCGGCGGGCTCGACGATCACCTGGGAGGGCCGGGAGATCACCGTCGAGGACGCGTCCGCAGCGGACTACACGGGCCTCGACATCGTCCTGTTCTCGGCGGGCGGCGCGACCTCCCGCGCGCTGGCCGAGAAGGTCGCGGGACAGGGCGCCGTGGTGATCGACAACTCCTCCGCATGGCGGATGGACCCGGACGTACCGCTGGTGGTGTCCGAGGTCAATCCGCACGCGATCCGGAACCGCCCCAAGGGCATCGTCGCCAACCCGAACTGCACCACGATGGCCGCGATGCCGGTGCTGAAGCCGCTGTCGGAGGAGGCCGGTCTGATCGCCCTGGTCGCCACCACCTACCAGGCGGTATCGGGTTCCGGAGTGGCCGGGGTGGCCGAGCTGGACGGCCAGGTCAAGGCGGTGGCGGAGGATGCGCCGGCCCTCACCCACGACGGTGCGGCGGTCGCGTTCCCCGAGCCCGCGGTCTACCGCCGTCCCATCGCCTTCAATGTGGTCCCGCTCGCGGGCAATCTCGTCGACGACGGCTCCGCCGAGACCGACGAGGAGCAGAAGCTGCGCAACGAGTCCCGGAAGATCCTGGAACTGCCGGAGCTGAAGGTGTCCGGCACCTGTGTCCGGGTCCCCGTCTACTCGGGCCACTCCCTCCAGGTCAACGCCCGCTTCGACCGGCCGCTGAGTGTCGAGCGGGCCCGGGAGCTGCTGGCCGGCGCCCCGGGCGTCGAGCTGTCGGACATCCCGACCCCGCTCCAGGCCGCGGGCAGGGACGCCTCGTACGTGGGCCGGATCCGGGCCGACGAGACCGTCGAGCACGGTCTCGCGCTCTTCCTCTCCAACGACAACCTCCGCAAGGGCGCGGCGCTGAACGCGGTCCAGCTGGCGGAGCTGGTCGCGGACGAGCTGTCCGCGGGCCGGTAG